One Avibacterium avium genomic window carries:
- a CDS encoding nucleotidyltransferase domain-containing protein, which translates to MPGKFGLTERTLSRLTALFQAYPEIEQVIIYGSRAKGTHRAGSDIDLTLVGEQISPETLNRLFGELQDSDIPYLVDLSIYSQITHSELLKHIQQVGQVLYQKQVKK; encoded by the coding sequence ATGCCAGGAAAATTTGGCTTAACCGAGCGAACACTATCTCGTTTGACGGCATTATTTCAAGCTTATCCTGAGATTGAGCAAGTGATTATTTATGGCTCAAGAGCAAAAGGCACGCATCGCGCAGGTTCTGATATTGATTTAACCTTGGTGGGCGAACAAATTAGCCCAGAAACTTTGAATCGTTTATTTGGTGAATTACAAGATTCAGATATTCCTTATTTGGTCGATTTGTCCATTTATTCACAGATTACCCACTCAGAGTTGCTCAAACATATTCAGCAAGTGGGGCAAGTGCTTTATCAAAAACAGGTGAAAAAATAA
- a CDS encoding FKBP-type peptidyl-prolyl cis-trans isomerase: protein MSEQFFNQVALDDVSAKGSYGIGLQIGQQLVDSKLAVKAEAVAKGIFDALNQNAPAIDLNEVSQALQQLQQQAAEAAQAQFKKIEEEGKAYLVENAKKDGVKVTDSGLQYEVLVEGNGKIPSKQDQVRVHYTGTLPDGTVFDSSVQRGQPAEFPVSGVIPGWVEALSMMPVGSKWKLTIPHNLAYGERGAGAAIPPFSTLVFEVELLDIL from the coding sequence ATGTCAGAACAATTTTTTAACCAAGTCGCTTTAGATGATGTTTCTGCCAAAGGCAGTTACGGTATCGGTTTACAAATCGGTCAGCAATTAGTTGATAGCAAATTAGCAGTAAAAGCAGAGGCAGTGGCGAAAGGGATCTTTGATGCGTTAAATCAAAATGCGCCAGCAATTGACTTAAACGAAGTGAGTCAAGCCTTACAACAACTGCAACAACAAGCCGCAGAAGCAGCGCAAGCACAATTCAAAAAAATTGAAGAAGAAGGCAAAGCCTATCTTGTAGAAAATGCGAAAAAAGACGGCGTGAAAGTAACAGATTCAGGCTTGCAATATGAAGTGTTAGTGGAAGGTAACGGCAAAATCCCAAGCAAACAAGATCAAGTACGCGTTCACTACACCGGAACATTGCCAGACGGCACCGTATTCGACAGCTCCGTACAACGTGGCCAACCTGCTGAATTCCCTGTAAGCGGCGTAATCCCTGGTTGGGTTGAAGCCCTTTCAATGATGCCAGTTGGCTCAAAATGGAAACTCACCATTCCACATAACCTTGCCTACGGCGAGCGTGGCGCAGGTGCAGCAATCCCACCATTTAGCACATTAGTGTTTGAAGTGGAATTGTTGGATATTCTTTAA
- the menC gene encoding o-succinylbenzoate synthase, translating to MRSYQLYRYQIPMDSQVVLRNRFLKLREGLLVQIRCGEHEGWGEIAPLPEFSQETLEQAEAQAKQWLKDWDVARSQNRKLSLEGLYPSVAFGLSCALAEMKGELPEQGNYRTAPLCYGDPDELYAELDQLEGEKVAKIKVGLYEANRDGLIADMFLEAIPDLKLRLDANRAWTPAKAQLFAKYIKPEHRGRIQFLEEPCKTPEESRQFAAETGIAIAWDESVREPNFQVKKEPHLAAIIIKPTLVGSLARCVELIEKAHQQGIMAVISSSLESSFGLTQLARIAQRYTPDTTPGLDTLDLMQYQLVRPWQGSTLPLLELNSENIVKVNMD from the coding sequence ATGCGTTCTTATCAACTTTATCGTTATCAAATCCCAATGGATTCGCAAGTGGTGTTACGCAATCGCTTTTTGAAATTGCGTGAGGGGTTGTTGGTGCAAATTCGTTGTGGTGAACACGAGGGTTGGGGGGAAATTGCTCCACTGCCTGAATTTAGCCAAGAAACCCTTGAGCAGGCGGAAGCCCAAGCCAAGCAGTGGCTGAAAGATTGGGATGTGGCACGCAGTCAAAATCGAAAATTGTCCTTGGAGGGGTTGTATCCTTCCGTGGCGTTTGGGCTAAGTTGTGCTTTGGCAGAAATGAAAGGCGAATTGCCGGAGCAAGGAAATTACCGCACTGCGCCCCTTTGCTATGGCGATCCTGATGAGCTTTATGCAGAGCTAGATCAGCTCGAAGGGGAAAAAGTAGCGAAAATCAAAGTAGGCTTATACGAAGCCAATCGTGATGGTTTAATCGCCGATATGTTTTTGGAAGCCATTCCTGATCTTAAATTACGTTTAGATGCCAATCGTGCGTGGACGCCAGCGAAAGCGCAGCTGTTTGCCAAATATATTAAACCTGAACATCGTGGGCGTATTCAATTTTTGGAAGAGCCTTGCAAAACCCCTGAAGAAAGCCGTCAGTTCGCCGCTGAAACAGGCATTGCTATCGCGTGGGACGAAAGTGTGCGCGAGCCAAATTTTCAAGTGAAAAAAGAACCGCACTTAGCGGCGATCATCATCAAGCCGACCCTAGTGGGCAGTCTTGCACGTTGCGTTGAACTGATTGAGAAGGCCCATCAACAAGGCATTATGGCGGTGATCAGCTCATCTTTAGAAAGCAGTTTTGGTTTAACGCAACTGGCTCGCATTGCACAGCGTTACACGCCAGATACCACGCCGGGCTTGGATACGCTAGATCTTATGCAATATCAGCTTGTTCGCCCGTGGCAAGGCTCAACGTTACCATTATTGGAACTGAACAGCGAAAATATCGTCAAAGTGAATATGGATTAA
- the menB gene encoding 1,4-dihydroxy-2-naphthoyl-CoA synthase gives MQNPKDDVLYAPVEWVDHSEGYTDILYHKSTDGIAKITINRPEVRNAFRPQTVKEMINAFSDARFDENIGVIVLTGQGEKAFCSGGDQKVRGDYGGYKDDAGVHHLNVLDFQRDIRSCPKPVVAMVAGYAIGGGHVLHMLCDLTIAAENAIFGQTGPKVGSFDGGWGASYMARIVGQKKAREIWFLCRQYNAQEALDMGLVNTVVPYAELEKETVRWCREMLRNSPIALRCLKAALNADCDGQAGLQELAGNATMLFYMTEEGQEGRNAFNEKRAPDFSKFKRNP, from the coding sequence ATGCAAAATCCAAAAGATGATGTGCTTTATGCCCCTGTTGAGTGGGTTGATCATAGCGAAGGCTATACGGATATTCTTTATCACAAATCCACCGATGGCATTGCCAAAATCACCATTAACCGCCCAGAAGTGCGTAACGCTTTCCGTCCACAAACCGTGAAAGAAATGATCAACGCGTTTTCTGACGCACGTTTTGACGAAAATATCGGCGTGATCGTGCTAACAGGACAAGGGGAAAAAGCGTTCTGCTCAGGTGGCGATCAAAAAGTGCGTGGTGATTACGGTGGTTATAAAGATGACGCTGGCGTACATCATCTAAACGTGTTGGATTTTCAGCGTGATATTCGTAGCTGCCCGAAACCTGTGGTGGCAATGGTGGCAGGTTATGCTATCGGTGGCGGCCACGTTTTACATATGCTTTGCGATCTGACGATTGCGGCGGAAAATGCCATTTTCGGTCAAACAGGCCCGAAAGTGGGATCGTTCGATGGTGGCTGGGGCGCAAGCTATATGGCACGCATTGTAGGGCAGAAAAAAGCGCGTGAAATTTGGTTCTTATGTCGTCAATATAATGCACAAGAAGCCTTGGATATGGGCTTAGTGAACACGGTTGTGCCTTATGCAGAGTTAGAAAAAGAAACCGTGCGTTGGTGTCGTGAAATGTTGCGTAACAGCCCGATTGCGTTGCGTTGCTTAAAAGCCGCATTAAACGCAGATTGTGATGGACAAGCTGGCTTACAAGAGCTGGCAGGCAACGCCACAATGCTGTTCTATATGACAGAAGAAGGGCAAGAAGGGCGCAACGCCTTCAATGAAAAGCGTGCGCCAGATTTCAGCAAATTTAAACGCAATCCATAA
- a CDS encoding nucleotidyltransferase substrate binding protein → MKQEIRWQQRLQNYQRAFTQLTEFVQQPKLNKFEQQGLVQCFEYNYELAWRVMKDYLNYQGVSDIQGSRDAIRKAFNIGLIDDGQTWLDMVDDRILSVHSYNESTVNQIVEKIYRTYYPLFGQFEGKMVALCQENLA, encoded by the coding sequence ATGAAACAGGAAATTCGCTGGCAACAACGGTTACAGAATTATCAACGCGCCTTTACTCAGCTTACAGAATTTGTCCAACAACCTAAGCTAAACAAGTTTGAACAGCAAGGTTTGGTGCAGTGCTTTGAATATAATTACGAGCTAGCTTGGCGTGTGATGAAAGATTATCTCAATTACCAAGGCGTAAGTGATATTCAAGGTAGTCGCGATGCTATTCGTAAAGCCTTTAATATTGGGTTAATTGATGATGGACAAACGTGGTTGGATATGGTGGACGATCGCATTTTATCGGTGCATAGTTATAACGAAAGCACGGTTAATCAAATTGTTGAAAAAATTTACCGCACTTATTATCCGCTCTTTGGTCAATTTGAAGGAAAAATGGTAGCGCTATGCCAGGAAAATTTGGCTTAA
- the asd gene encoding archaetidylserine decarboxylase (Phosphatidylserine decarboxylase is synthesized as a single chain precursor. Generation of the pyruvoyl active site from a Ser is coupled to cleavage of a Gly-Ser bond between the larger (beta) and smaller (alpha chains). It is an integral membrane protein.) has translation MTLKTQMPLTYWQRVKVAFQYVMPQLYLTQLAGWFAKQSWGALTHLVIKLFAKKYQVNMQEALKPNFNDYATFNEFFIRPLAEGARKIDENPTSLCLPADGRVSQLGHIDEDRLLQAKGHDFSLADLLANDKELVEAFKNGEFATIYLSPRDYHRVHMPCDGTLRKMIYVPGELFSVNPFLAEHVPNLFARNERVICVFDTEFGQMVQILVGATITASISTQWAGVINPPRSKEVKVWTYSGENAVKLHKGQEMGAFQLGSTVINLFQPNQVKLAEQLAVDVPVHMGEVLAYKNTM, from the coding sequence ATGACATTAAAAACGCAAATGCCTTTAACGTATTGGCAACGTGTAAAAGTGGCCTTTCAATATGTAATGCCGCAACTTTATTTAACCCAGCTTGCAGGTTGGTTTGCAAAGCAGAGTTGGGGCGCGCTAACCCATTTAGTGATTAAATTATTTGCGAAAAAATACCAAGTCAATATGCAAGAAGCGCTTAAACCAAATTTTAATGATTATGCGACCTTTAATGAATTTTTTATCCGTCCTTTAGCGGAAGGGGCGAGAAAAATTGATGAAAATCCTACCTCACTTTGTTTACCTGCAGATGGCCGCGTGAGCCAGCTCGGGCATATTGATGAAGATCGTTTATTACAAGCCAAAGGACACGATTTTAGCCTTGCTGATCTGCTTGCCAATGATAAAGAATTGGTTGAGGCCTTTAAAAATGGTGAATTCGCCACAATATACCTTTCACCGAGAGATTACCATCGTGTCCATATGCCTTGTGATGGCACATTACGCAAAATGATTTATGTACCGGGTGAACTGTTTTCAGTTAATCCATTTTTGGCAGAACACGTTCCCAATTTATTTGCGCGCAACGAACGCGTGATCTGCGTGTTTGATACGGAATTTGGGCAAATGGTACAAATTTTAGTGGGGGCAACCATCACAGCGAGCATTAGTACACAATGGGCTGGCGTGATTAACCCACCGCGCAGCAAAGAGGTGAAAGTCTGGACATATAGCGGTGAAAATGCCGTGAAATTACACAAAGGTCAAGAAATGGGCGCGTTCCAGCTTGGTTCTACGGTAATCAATCTATTCCAGCCAAACCAAGTGAAATTGGCAGAACAGTTGGCGGTTGATGTGCCAGTGCATATGGGCGAAGTGTTAGCTTATAAAAACACGATGTAA